The following are encoded in a window of Sminthopsis crassicaudata isolate SCR6 chromosome 3, ASM4859323v1, whole genome shotgun sequence genomic DNA:
- the SELENOW gene encoding selenoprotein W translates to MAVQVHVVYCGAUGYKPKFLLLKKKLEDEFPGLLTINGEGTREVTGFFEVTVAGKLVHSKKAGHGFVDSSEKYLQIVAEIKAILG, encoded by the exons ATGGCGGTGCAAGTCCATGTGGTTTACTG TGGTGCCTGAGGCTACAAGCCCAAG TTTCTGTTGCTGAAGAAGAAGCTAGAGGATGAATTCCCCGGCCTCCTGACCATC AATGGCGAAGGCACCCGGGAGGTCACCGGCTTCTTTGAAGTAACAGTTGCTGGGAAGCTTGTCCATTCCAAGAAG gctgGACATGGCTTTGTGGACTCCTCTGAGAAATACCTGCAGATTGTGGCAGAGATCAAGGCTATCCTGGGCTAG